ACCTATCACGACATGGGCCTGGTGGGTGGCGTACTGACGTCGTTTTTCATCGGGCGCCCGAGCGTACTCATGTCGCCGATGACGTTCCTGCAAAAGCCGATTCGCTGGCTGCGCGGCATCAGCAAGTATCGCGTGACGATCAGCGGCGGCCCGAACTTCGCCTACGACCTCTGCACCAGCAAGATCACCGACGAACAACTGACCGGCATCGATCTCAGTACTTGGGAACTCGCCTTCAACGGCGCCGAACCCGTCCGGGCCGATACGCTGCACAAGTTTGCCGAACGGTTTGGTCCGTACGGCTTTCAGCCCAAGTCGTTCTATCCTTGCTATGGCATGGCCGAGACGACCCTCATTGTTACCGGTGGCTTCAAAGATAAGTCGCCGTTGCTGCGCACCTTCGACGGCAAGCTCATCGATCAGCGGCGCGTGCAACCCTGCGATGCCAAGAGCGACAACGCTCGCGAACTGACTGGTTGCGGTCGCGTGTTGCCCGAAGAACGTGTGGCGATTGTCGATGCCGACATGCTGCACGAATTGCCCCCGGGGCGCATCGGCGAAATTTGGGTGCAAGGTGGCAGCGTCGCGCAAGGCTATTGGAACAAGCCCGAAGCGACGCAGGCCAACTTCCACGCTTACATGGCCGGCAGTAACGAAGGCCCCTTCTTGCGCACAGGCGATCTCGGCTTCTTCCACGAGGGAGAACTGTTCGTCACCGGTCGTTTGAAAGACCTGATCATCGTTCGCGGTGTGAATCGCTATCCGCAAGACATTGAACAGACGGTCGAGCGCGCCAGCCCGCGGATTAACTCGGGCGAAGTCGCAGCGTTTGCCGTCGACCTGCATGGTCGCGAGCGATTGATTGTCGTCGCCGAAGTCGAACGGACCCGCCGCAGCGATTGGGGTGATGTGATCGCCGCGATTCGCCGCGATGTCACTCGCGAACACGAGTTGCCACCCGATGCGGTTGTGCTCGTCCGCTTCGGCTCGATTCCGAAGACCTCCAGCGGCAAGATCCAACGCCATGCCTGCCGCGAAGATTTCCTCGGCAATCAACTGCAGATCACCGAGCAATGGCTCAGCTGGGAACAAAAAGAAACCGATGCCATCGTGCCGCCGGATATCGCGATTAGCGACGATGTCGATACGGCCATGGTTGCCGGCGACCCTGCGAAGGATCCAAACCCAGCCGTGGTGCAGGTGGTGATCGAGCACGTGAAGGCCATTGCCAAAGAACGGGCCAAGGTCATCACGCTCGAGAGCAATATCGTCACCGACTTGGGTCTCGATTCGCTTGAACGACTGCAGATTGCCAACACACTGGAAGAGACATTTGGCGGTCGCTTTCCCGAAGCAGTGCTGGCCGAGATTGAAACCGTTCGCCAGGTGGCGGATGCAATCGAACAGTACATCGGTACGCAACCGCTTGTGCAGCGGCAGTCGACGGCAGCCGTTTCGACGGTGAAGAAGACGATCGACGATATCGGCCCCGAGTGTTACGACTTCAGCAAAACGCCCGAGTATTTGCGCCTGCGACAGACCATCGACATGCTCGAGGGTCTGGGCGTCGGCAATCCGTACTTCTGCGTGCACGAAGGGATCACTCGCGATACGGCCCGCATCGGCGGTCGCGATTACATCAGCTATACGACCTACAACTACATTGGCATGTCGGGCGATCCGGTCGTTGCTGCAGCAGCGAAAGCGGCCATCGACAAGTACGGCACCAGCGTCTCGGCCAGCCGCCTGGTCTCGGGCGAAAAGCCCGTCCATCGCGAACTGGAAATGGAAATTGCCGACTTCGTGGGACAGGAAGATTCGATCTGCTTCGTCGGTGGTCACTCGACCAACGAAACGACGATTGGTCACCTGTTTGGACCCGGCGATCTCATCCTGCACGATTCGCTCGATCACAACAGCATTGTGCAAGGGTCGATCATGTCGGGCGCTCGGCGCCGGCCGTTCCCGCACAACGATTGGCAAGCAGCCGACGATATCCTTAGCGAGATTCGGACCGAGTATCGCAAAGTGCTGCTGGTTATCGAAGGAACGTACAGCATGGACGGAGATTTTCCCGACCTGCCGCGGTTCATCGAAGTAAAGAAGAAACACAAAGCGCTGCTGATGATTGACGAAGCCCATTCGAGCGGCGTGCTCGGCGCTACAGGCCGTGGCGTGGTCGAGCACTTTGGCTGCAACCCGCGCGATGTCGATCTATCGATGGCGACGCTGAGCAAGTCGTTCGGCAGTTGCGGTGGCTACATCGCGGGCAGCAAGGAACTGATCGAGTACATGAAGTACACAACGCCGGGCTTCGTCTTCAGCTGTGGGTTGCCTCCCGGGGCAGCGGCCGGTTCGCTCGCCGCGCTGCGACTGTTGAAGAAAGAACCCGAACGCGTCTACAAGCTGCGGGCCAATGCGGACCTGTTTCTGAAGCTGGCGAAGGAAAAAGGAATCAACACGGGCTATGCGGGAGGCACGGGCGTCGTTCCGGTTATCACTGGCAACTCGCCCCATGCCCTGATGCTCTCGCGTGCCCTCTTCGAACGCGGCATCAACGTGCAGCCCATTCTGCATCCTGCTGTGGAAGAAGAAAAAGCGCGGCTCCGCTTCTTCATCAACTGCATGCACAACGAAGAGCAGATTCGCTACACGGTCGAATGCGTGGCCGAAGAGCTCACCAAGCTCGACCCCAAGTACCTGCAGATGACCAAGCTCCGCGGCCCCCACATCAAGAGCCTGCGGACGCCGAGTGCGACGAGCTAGGCAGCAGTCGCCCTTGCCACGAATCTGTTTTGCTTCTGCCGCTGGCAACTCTATATTCCTCATGCGTCGGCAACCTCCCCTGCCACACATGACGGAGTTAAGTCCATGCGGAAAGCGATCACTGCCCTGCTCATCGTGCTGCTGCTGGTTGGTCCCACGTATGCGTGGAACGACCTGGGCCACAAAATTGTCGCCGCAGTGGCCTGGCGACAGTTAAATAACAACGAGCGCGATCGAGTAATCGCTCTGCTGAAAAATCACCCGCGATTCGCCGAGGACTTCAAGGCGAAGATGCCCGCTGCGGTTGCGAATGGCACGTTGGCGGCCCACAACGAATGGCTGATTCAACAGGCGGCCATCTGGCCCGATATTGCCCGCGGCATCTTGCCCGAGACGGTGCGCGAGAACTTTCATCGGCCCACCTGGCACTACATCAATAAGCCGCTGTTCCTCGTTCCTGCCGATGAAGCCACGCTGCACGGCGACGATGAGTTGAATCTCAAGCTCGATCCACCCGCTGTCGAACGTCGCGATATGAATGTCGTCCAGACGATTCGCCTCGCGCGCCGGACTCTCGGCAGCATGGAAGCCGCGAAACAAAAGGCCCTGATGCTCTCGTGGCTGACGCATTCTGTTGGCGACCTGCACCAGCCCATGCACTCGACGGCCTTCTTCACGAAAAATTTGTTTCCCGCCGGTGATCGTGGCGGCAACTTGATTCGGACCGAGCAGCGGTTCAATCTTCACTCGCTCTGGGATTCGTTTCCTGGCAGTGGCGGCCCCGGCGCGACTACTTTTCGTGAAGCGCGCAATTTTTCCTTCGTCATGACCAACGACGACGAATTCAAAACCCTTGGCACTGCCGCAGCTGGCGACCTGAACGAAGAAACGTGGCTCGCCGAAAGTTTTGAACTGGCCAAGAACGTGGCCTATGGACCGGAGATTCTCGGCCCGCTGCGGATCTTCGAAGCCGACAACGATCCAGAATATCCGCCGATCAAACTCAGTGAAGACTACCTCGAAGCTGGCGGCAGTGCCGTCGACCGCCGCTTGATCCAGGCCGGTTATCGCTTGGGCGCGATTTTGAAGAAGGTAGCGGTGGATAATCCGTAAAAGCTGTTGCCGGCTATTCTTGCGGCCTTCTGGGACCACTCAAAAAACAGGCAACGGCAATTCACTCCGGCGCTGGCAAGCTCACCACTTCGCCGCCGGCGACGGTGGCCATCGCTTCAATTTCGGAGGAAGGGGTGGTGTCGTAGAGAAAGTAGACTTCGCCATCGGCCATCAGCACGTTTGCGCCGTTGTGATGATTGCCGCCGAGGTCGCCGCCGATTTGAAAGTCGATCGTCCAGGGCAGATCAACGGGCTCCAACCAACTTTTGCCGTTCGCTTTTACTTCCACCACGAGCAGCGTGTTTTCCGGGCCGTCGGTGATTTCACTTTTCTTTCGCGCGCTGGGCGTGCGCACCAGCTTCGCGTCGACATCTTCGGGAAAGGTTGACTTCGCGCCAACGATCACCAGGTAATTGCTCTCTTGCGAAGTGAGGGCATTCGGATCGAGAGGCGAGGCAAAGACCGCCGGCATGCGCTTGGCCACCAGCGCATTGCGCGGATCGTCCCAGGCAACTTTCAGATCGAGCTGCTGATAGAGGGCCATCTCGCTTGGCCCCAGATAAGGCAGGATCAGCGCTCGCCAGCTATGCAGTGGCTTGCCACTGGCGTCGGTCGTGTAAGCTGGCGGGAACGAACCGTTCTGAGCTTCGTAGGCCAGCAATGCCTGGCCGAGCTTGCGCAGGTTGTTCGCGCAGGTGCGCTTGGCCGAAGCTTGCTGCGCGGCGACGATCGCGGGCTTGCCAATGGCCTGATAAAAGGCATACAGCGCAACGCCCAGACCGAGGAAGAAAATGGCGAGGACCAGCGCCCCTTGCCAGTTGCTTCGCTGCACACCCTTCATGGCCGTGCGCAACGAGTAGCGCGGCGCGCCCGACGGGACGGTGACCAATTTGCCGCAGTTCACGCACGGGCCCGTGTGGCCGGCGAGTGGATCGTCGACCAGCGTCGTTTCGCCGCAAAAGGGGCACGAGAAGGGAATGGGCATAGAGAACGCTGATTCGAAATGAACTACCTGGACCGATGCTTCAGCAAGTGAGAAGTACGAGTGAGCCTGATTCCATCGTAACGCGTGGCGGCAAGCGTTGGCAAAGTTAGCATCACTACTTCTTCACAATCGCCAGGTTGTCTCGGTGAATCACTTCCTCATAGGGCCGATGGCCGAGAACCTGCGCGATTTTGGCCGACTTCAAACCTTTGATACGTTCGACTTCTTCGGAAGAGTAGTTCGACAGCCCGCGCGCGACTACCTGGCCTTCGCCATCGCACAGGGCCACGACGTCCCCCTTTTTGAAATCCCCTTGCGTGCCGGTGATTCCCGCGGCGAGCAGGCTCCGCCCTTGTTCGACAATCGCGCGGCGAGCGCCCGCATCGAGTTGCACGCGCCCGCGCGTTTGCGCGGTGAAGCCCAGCCAACGTTTGAACGGCGTGATTCCCTTCCCTTGAGCCTGAAACAGCGTGCCGAGTGGCTCGCCGGCCGAGAGTTGCGTCAGCACGTCCATTCGCCGGCCACTGGCGATGATCACGTTCTCGCCAGCTGTGGTGACGATTCGCGCGGCTTCCAGCTTGCTCGCCATGCCACCTTTACTCAGGCCAGTCTTCTTGTCGCGCACGTAGGCATACACACTTTGGTCGATGACGGGCACCGTGTTAATCAACTGCGAACCAGCCAGGCTGGGGTCGCCGTTATACAGCCCTTCGATATCGCTGAGGATGATGAGGAGCGGGGCGCGAATCAGGTTGGTAACCATTGCCGCCAGGCGATCGTTATCGCCGAACGTCGTCTGCAGTTCCTCGACGCTGACCGTGTCGTTCTCGTTGATGACCGGTACCGCGCCAAATTCGAGAATCGATAGCAGCGTATTGCGCACGTTCAAGTACCGCACGCGATCGTCGACATCTTCGGCCGTCAGCAGCACCTGGGCCGCCTGGCTCCCATGCTGGCTGAAGGTTCGGTCATAAGCTTGGATGAGCGGCACTTGCCCCACTGCCGCCACCGCTTGCAGCTTGGCCAGGTCGGTCGGCCGGCCGGGCAATTTCAATCGGCTCATGCCGGCCCCCACCGCGCCGCTGCTCACCAGCACCATCCGCCGGCCTTGTTGCCGCAACGCCAGCAACTCCTCGGACAGGCGGTCGATCCGCTCGTGATTGAGCGTACCATCGGGGGAAGTGAGAACGCGGGTTCCCACTTTAACGACAATTGTCTTGGCAGCAGCAAACAACTGCTCGCGGATCGGATCGGGCATGAAGAGCGGGGCCTCTCAAGAAGCAATGCACACATTCGGGCTGCGGCAATCTACCGAAAACCCCCGCTTTCAACAATTCTGCTCAAGGAGATTTCTGCCTGACGAAGCCCCTCAAGGCCTGAAAAATCCGCAAGAAATGCCGCTGCTGGACGGGAAGTTATCCCTTGCCATTGCCGCGAACCAGGTGATAGCCAGCCAACCGCACAATCACCAGCGCACCGAAAACTAGCAGCGAAGTGAATAGCATGAGGAAGAACGCAAACACGGCGGACTGGTAGTCCTGGTAGTCACCGGTGAAATTGACGAAGGCAAACGTCGTCGCCAGCACCACACCGAATATGCCGAGGATCACCAGTGCGGGACGTTGGCGAGTGAGCATCAGGTAGCCTACCCCCAGGGGAATAACCGCCAAGATGCCGCTAACGACCATATCCAGCAGCAATTCCTCCTGTTCAATCTGCACATAGCGGAGAATGCCCAGCAGCAGCGCCGCACAAGTCGTGGTGGCGAACAAGTTGGCCACACTGAACTGCCAAGGTGGCTGGCGAGTCTGCTGTTGCTCGTGAGCCAGCACCAGTCGCCAGCCGCGCAGTTGCAGGAGCCAGGTTCCTGTGAGCACCAAGATGCCATAAAAAAACAACATCACCATCAAAGTACCCATGCGGGATTCCTCCCCGCCTCGGCTCAAATAAAACCCGGTAATTGCCGCCGTGCAGACGAACATCCAGGCGCGCAGCGCCAGGTGTTGTCGCCCAAGTCCGCACGCGAGTGCGACCAAACCCGTTTGCGCAAAACTCAGGGCGATCATCAGAATCCAGCCGGGCTGCGGCCATTCCCGACCGCCGACGCGCACCCAAGTCAGCGTGACGATGTTCAGTTCGGCAGCAGCAGTGACGAACAGCACCGCGAGCGTCCAGGCAATGATGGCGGCATTGCGGGCGCGCGGTTCCACGCGAACAGTGGGAGCAGCGGTAGTTGTTTCCGCGAGAGTGGTCACGTCTGCAATCGTCACGCAGCAGGAATAAAGTCGGTTTCGAGCGGCCGATTTTCTGATATCGTTGTCCCTTCTATCTTAACCCTTCGAGCCCGTTTCCCATGCCTGCTTTTCCCTCCACTTCGCCCCCGATCGTGGGCCGGCTAGCGCCGTCGCCAACGGGTGCGCAGCATGTAGGGAATGCGCGGACGTTTCTGCTCGCCTGGCTCTCTGCCCGCTCGCAACAGGGCAAGCTGATTTTGCGGATGGAAGACATCGATTCGCCACGAATCAAGCCCGGTGCGGCCCAGCAGGCAATCGACGATTTGCGCTGGCTAGGCCTCGAATGGGATGAGGGGCCGGATGTTGGCGGGCCTCAGTTTTCTTATGTGCAAACGGAGCGACTCCCGCTATATGAGCAGGCCCTTGCGCAGTTGAAACAGGCCGAGCGGATCTATCCCTGCACGTGTACTCGCAGCGAAGTTGCCGCTGCTGCCAGCGCG
Above is a window of Anatilimnocola aggregata DNA encoding:
- a CDS encoding aminotransferase class I/II-fold pyridoxal phosphate-dependent enzyme, with translation MDLERFFKPYNPPTTSLIDALQYWTEKQPDDTAYIFTDGESEETKLTFAQFNDRVRSIARRLVDEKLSGERVLLLYPPGLEYVAAYFACLAAGAVAVPAYPPRRNRNMLRIQAIADDAQAKAALITGDIADRSGDMLDETPNLKRLLWLATDEIPSNSHGGWQPGTLSPKRLAMLQYTSGSTGTPKGVMLTHGNLMTNLQIITYGFEPTRSGVGLSWLPTYHDMGLVGGVLTSFFIGRPSVLMSPMTFLQKPIRWLRGISKYRVTISGGPNFAYDLCTSKITDEQLTGIDLSTWELAFNGAEPVRADTLHKFAERFGPYGFQPKSFYPCYGMAETTLIVTGGFKDKSPLLRTFDGKLIDQRRVQPCDAKSDNARELTGCGRVLPEERVAIVDADMLHELPPGRIGEIWVQGGSVAQGYWNKPEATQANFHAYMAGSNEGPFLRTGDLGFFHEGELFVTGRLKDLIIVRGVNRYPQDIEQTVERASPRINSGEVAAFAVDLHGRERLIVVAEVERTRRSDWGDVIAAIRRDVTREHELPPDAVVLVRFGSIPKTSSGKIQRHACREDFLGNQLQITEQWLSWEQKETDAIVPPDIAISDDVDTAMVAGDPAKDPNPAVVQVVIEHVKAIAKERAKVITLESNIVTDLGLDSLERLQIANTLEETFGGRFPEAVLAEIETVRQVADAIEQYIGTQPLVQRQSTAAVSTVKKTIDDIGPECYDFSKTPEYLRLRQTIDMLEGLGVGNPYFCVHEGITRDTARIGGRDYISYTTYNYIGMSGDPVVAAAAKAAIDKYGTSVSASRLVSGEKPVHRELEMEIADFVGQEDSICFVGGHSTNETTIGHLFGPGDLILHDSLDHNSIVQGSIMSGARRRPFPHNDWQAADDILSEIRTEYRKVLLVIEGTYSMDGDFPDLPRFIEVKKKHKALLMIDEAHSSGVLGATGRGVVEHFGCNPRDVDLSMATLSKSFGSCGGYIAGSKELIEYMKYTTPGFVFSCGLPPGAAAGSLAALRLLKKEPERVYKLRANADLFLKLAKEKGINTGYAGGTGVVPVITGNSPHALMLSRALFERGINVQPILHPAVEEEKARLRFFINCMHNEEQIRYTVECVAEELTKLDPKYLQMTKLRGPHIKSLRTPSATS
- a CDS encoding S1/P1 nuclease yields the protein MRKAITALLIVLLLVGPTYAWNDLGHKIVAAVAWRQLNNNERDRVIALLKNHPRFAEDFKAKMPAAVANGTLAAHNEWLIQQAAIWPDIARGILPETVRENFHRPTWHYINKPLFLVPADEATLHGDDELNLKLDPPAVERRDMNVVQTIRLARRTLGSMEAAKQKALMLSWLTHSVGDLHQPMHSTAFFTKNLFPAGDRGGNLIRTEQRFNLHSLWDSFPGSGGPGATTFREARNFSFVMTNDDEFKTLGTAAAGDLNEETWLAESFELAKNVAYGPEILGPLRIFEADNDPEYPPIKLSEDYLEAGGSAVDRRLIQAGYRLGAILKKVAVDNP
- a CDS encoding DUF1559 family PulG-like putative transporter; translation: MPIPFSCPFCGETTLVDDPLAGHTGPCVNCGKLVTVPSGAPRYSLRTAMKGVQRSNWQGALVLAIFFLGLGVALYAFYQAIGKPAIVAAQQASAKRTCANNLRKLGQALLAYEAQNGSFPPAYTTDASGKPLHSWRALILPYLGPSEMALYQQLDLKVAWDDPRNALVAKRMPAVFASPLDPNALTSQESNYLVIVGAKSTFPEDVDAKLVRTPSARKKSEITDGPENTLLVVEVKANGKSWLEPVDLPWTIDFQIGGDLGGNHHNGANVLMADGEVYFLYDTTPSSEIEAMATVAGGEVVSLPAPE
- the proB gene encoding glutamate 5-kinase; this translates as MPDPIREQLFAAAKTIVVKVGTRVLTSPDGTLNHERIDRLSEELLALRQQGRRMVLVSSGAVGAGMSRLKLPGRPTDLAKLQAVAAVGQVPLIQAYDRTFSQHGSQAAQVLLTAEDVDDRVRYLNVRNTLLSILEFGAVPVINENDTVSVEELQTTFGDNDRLAAMVTNLIRAPLLIILSDIEGLYNGDPSLAGSQLINTVPVIDQSVYAYVRDKKTGLSKGGMASKLEAARIVTTAGENVIIASGRRMDVLTQLSAGEPLGTLFQAQGKGITPFKRWLGFTAQTRGRVQLDAGARRAIVEQGRSLLAAGITGTQGDFKKGDVVALCDGEGQVVARGLSNYSSEEVERIKGLKSAKIAQVLGHRPYEEVIHRDNLAIVKK